The Desulfuromonas versatilis genome has a segment encoding these proteins:
- a CDS encoding alkaline phosphatase family protein, which produces MVDWTNWIDRLFRVYYWFKFYPFRKERLANRGAGRKKGFVGIQIDGLAYPHLLQAMEMGFVPNLERHLARGYRLREYLSGLPSTTPAAQAAIFYGDSSGIPAFRWYEKGTGQLISCNDLDHVQHFREKLFAGRSGLLEGGSSYSNILDGGASRSIFTVSSPRPQTLFGRFGGLRILLLMLLHPLRVSRMLGASVLEYFTNLYDRWHFRKTRPWRVSSGLFPFIRIICNVILRELQTFGVIADIYAGVPVIYTTYSGYDELAHHFGPASRPALKNLKYTDKRIGEVMRMLRHAPGADYELVLLSDHGQTPGFPFHNKFGATLGEAVSAFLRENQRATVSSGELAFPGVQLGYLEKELEVRRSGWRQRLFRATKNYMQRKISQLVPETIKVDPREGVVITYSSSLAHLYFAGQPQRLSWTEIERDNALLLRFLSRHKGIGFVIARGAGPEVCFFHPGGRVCVTPGQKPPGAELRFLEPYGDPLELLPELVAFAGGENCGDLVLFGAYDGERIACFDDQVGGHGSVGGPQMRPFLILPAGHPLLECERIVGHARLYHELFLPLRRQGATD; this is translated from the coding sequence ATGGTGGACTGGACGAACTGGATCGACCGACTGTTCAGGGTATATTACTGGTTCAAGTTCTACCCGTTTCGCAAGGAGCGGTTGGCCAACCGTGGCGCGGGGCGGAAAAAGGGGTTTGTCGGCATCCAGATCGACGGGCTGGCCTATCCCCACCTGCTTCAGGCCATGGAGATGGGGTTTGTGCCCAATCTCGAGCGGCACCTGGCGCGCGGCTATCGATTGCGTGAATACCTCTCCGGGCTTCCCAGCACCACCCCGGCCGCCCAGGCGGCCATCTTCTATGGCGACAGCTCGGGGATTCCGGCTTTCCGCTGGTATGAGAAGGGGACCGGGCAGCTGATCAGCTGCAACGACCTGGATCACGTCCAGCATTTCCGGGAAAAGCTCTTCGCCGGCCGGTCGGGGCTGCTCGAAGGGGGCTCCTCCTACTCCAACATCCTCGACGGGGGGGCGTCCCGCAGTATCTTCACCGTCTCTTCGCCCAGGCCGCAGACGCTGTTCGGCCGTTTCGGCGGCCTGCGCATCCTGCTGCTGATGCTGCTGCATCCGCTGCGGGTCTCGCGCATGCTCGGCGCCTCGGTGCTGGAGTACTTCACCAACCTCTACGACCGCTGGCATTTCCGCAAGACCCGGCCCTGGCGCGTAAGCAGCGGGCTGTTCCCCTTCATCCGCATCATCTGCAACGTCATCCTGCGCGAGCTGCAGACCTTCGGGGTCATAGCCGACATCTACGCCGGGGTTCCCGTCATCTACACCACCTACAGCGGCTATGACGAGCTGGCTCACCATTTCGGCCCGGCATCGCGGCCGGCGCTGAAAAACCTCAAGTACACCGACAAACGCATCGGCGAAGTCATGCGCATGCTGCGCCATGCCCCGGGGGCGGACTACGAGCTGGTGCTGCTCTCGGATCACGGGCAGACGCCCGGTTTTCCCTTTCACAACAAGTTCGGCGCCACCCTGGGCGAGGCGGTCAGCGCTTTTCTGCGTGAGAACCAGCGGGCCACCGTCTCCTCGGGAGAGCTGGCGTTTCCGGGGGTCCAGCTCGGCTATCTCGAAAAGGAGCTGGAGGTGCGGCGAAGCGGTTGGCGGCAGCGGTTGTTCCGGGCGACCAAGAACTACATGCAGCGCAAGATCAGCCAACTGGTCCCGGAAACGATCAAGGTGGACCCCCGCGAGGGGGTGGTGATCACCTACTCCAGTTCCCTGGCCCACCTCTACTTTGCCGGGCAGCCGCAGCGGTTGAGCTGGACCGAGATCGAGCGGGACAACGCTTTGTTGTTGCGGTTTCTGAGCCGCCACAAGGGGATCGGTTTCGTCATTGCCCGGGGGGCCGGGCCCGAGGTCTGCTTCTTTCACCCGGGGGGAAGGGTCTGTGTTACGCCGGGGCAGAAGCCGCCCGGCGCAGAACTCAGGTTTCTTGAGCCCTACGGCGACCCCCTGGAGCTGCTCCCCGAGTTGGTGGCCTTCGCCGGTGGCGAGAATTGCGGCGACCTGGTTCTGTTCGGCGCCTACGACGGGGAGCGGATTGCCTGCTTCGACGACCAGGTCGGCGGCCACGGCTCGGTGGGCGGCCCGCAGATGCGCCCTTTTTTGATCCTTCCAGCCGGCCATCCCCTGCTGGAATGCGAAAGAATCGTCGGCCATGCCAGGCTGTATCACGAACTGTTCCTGCCGCTTCGCCGTCAAGGCGCAACCGACTGA
- a CDS encoding peptidylprolyl isomerase, with amino-acid sequence MSDKNPVVLFETSQGDFKIELNPEKAPITVENFLAYVKDGFYDGTVFHRVIENFMIQGGGMTAELKEKKNKKPIKNEADNGLKNVRGSIAMARTQVVDSATSQFFINVVNNDFLNHQGKTPMGYGYAVFGQVVEGMETVDAIRKVATGNQGFHQDVPKEPVVINKASVVE; translated from the coding sequence ATGAGCGATAAAAATCCCGTTGTTCTGTTCGAAACCAGCCAGGGCGACTTCAAAATCGAGCTGAATCCGGAAAAAGCCCCCATCACCGTGGAAAACTTCCTGGCCTACGTCAAGGACGGGTTTTACGACGGAACCGTTTTTCATCGGGTGATCGAGAATTTCATGATTCAGGGCGGCGGCATGACCGCCGAGCTGAAGGAGAAGAAGAACAAAAAGCCGATCAAGAACGAGGCCGACAACGGCCTGAAAAACGTTCGTGGCTCCATCGCCATGGCCCGCACCCAGGTGGTGGACAGCGCCACCAGCCAGTTCTTCATCAACGTGGTGAACAACGATTTCCTCAATCACCAGGGAAAAACGCCCATGGGCTACGGCTATGCCGTGTTCGGCCAGGTGGTGGAGGGGATGGAAACCGTGGACGCGATCCGCAAGGTCGCCACCGGCAACCAGGGCTTTCACCAAGATGTGCCCAAGGAGCCGGTGGTCATCAACAAGGCCAGCGTGGTGGAATAA
- a CDS encoding cytochrome-c peroxidase: protein MIKGTIPRLSATIAGALGLVLAGGLLAVAAAQTANPISLGDVAVPEPVNLGRFVADKNAAIRLGKALFWDMQLGSDGQTACATCHFHAGTDSRARNTLSAGSNGTFDGGARPNSELTAGDFPMVRFADDGDRTSARTVRDDRTGAQGVNKTRFLRVIPGRAEEPGRTQRDATFHRNGRNVRQTTERNAPSMINAVFNFTNFLDGRANHYFNGVNPFGIMDTEARVLIDTGNGLTDLNLTGDLANNPFALDNASLASQAVGPPLSDVEMSWIGRSWPEIGRKMLSLRPLAQQEVHPGDSRLGALRDASGKGLATSYGDMIRSAFLPEFWQSAARIDGYSQMEMNFSLFFGLAVQLYEATLISDQTPFDRFLEGDATALSESALLGLNIFQSGGAGCTNCHIGPELTGASVSLARAAGEAGLIELMGMGNGENANYDIGFYNIGVTPTADDLGRGGTGPFTMANGQPMPLSFTGQHFAGAANLGFIPIAQPGCVTNFLADPPTICPPTVDSVTRQAVNGAFKTPGLRNVELTGPYMHDGGMTTLMQVVDFYTRGGNFHEENLDNLDPFIDTIGQLQGNEARQRNLVDFLLALTDERVRWEQAPFDHPQLFVADGHEERIAGNPKRSRVLVDRLREIPAVGAQGRQAAGLPPLGPVLAPEGMSSQQFHYQP from the coding sequence ATGATCAAAGGGACCATTCCGAGGTTATCCGCAACCATCGCCGGCGCCTTGGGCCTGGTGTTGGCGGGCGGGCTGCTGGCAGTCGCCGCGGCGCAGACCGCCAATCCCATTTCGCTGGGCGACGTAGCGGTGCCCGAACCGGTCAACCTGGGGCGGTTCGTCGCCGACAAGAATGCCGCCATCAGGCTGGGCAAGGCTCTGTTCTGGGATATGCAGCTGGGCAGCGACGGCCAGACCGCCTGCGCCACCTGTCACTTTCATGCCGGAACCGACAGCCGGGCCCGCAATACCCTGAGCGCCGGCAGCAATGGGACGTTTGACGGCGGCGCTCGACCCAACAGCGAGCTGACCGCTGGAGATTTCCCCATGGTCCGCTTCGCCGATGACGGGGACCGTACCTCTGCCCGTACGGTACGCGATGACCGCACCGGCGCCCAGGGGGTGAACAAGACCCGGTTCCTGCGGGTCATCCCGGGGCGGGCCGAAGAGCCCGGCCGCACCCAGCGCGACGCCACTTTTCATCGCAACGGCCGCAACGTTCGCCAGACCACCGAACGCAACGCGCCGAGCATGATCAACGCGGTATTCAACTTCACCAACTTCCTCGACGGCCGCGCCAACCATTACTTCAACGGCGTTAATCCTTTCGGCATCATGGACACCGAGGCCCGCGTGCTCATCGATACCGGCAATGGCCTGACTGACCTCAACCTGACCGGAGATCTGGCCAACAACCCCTTCGCCCTGGACAACGCCAGCCTCGCTTCCCAGGCCGTGGGGCCGCCCCTGTCCGATGTGGAGATGTCGTGGATCGGCCGCTCCTGGCCTGAAATCGGGCGCAAGATGCTCAGCCTGCGGCCCTTGGCCCAGCAGGAAGTACACCCCGGCGACAGTCGCCTGGGGGCCCTGCGCGATGCCAGCGGCAAGGGCCTGGCCACCAGCTACGGCGACATGATCCGCAGTGCCTTCCTCCCCGAGTTCTGGCAGAGCGCAGCCCGGATCGACGGGTACAGCCAGATGGAGATGAACTTCTCGCTGTTCTTCGGGCTGGCGGTGCAGCTTTACGAGGCTACCCTGATTTCCGACCAGACGCCCTTCGACCGCTTCCTGGAGGGGGATGCGACGGCGCTGAGCGAAAGCGCCCTGCTCGGCTTGAACATCTTCCAGTCAGGCGGTGCCGGCTGCACCAACTGCCACATCGGGCCGGAACTGACCGGCGCCTCGGTGTCGCTGGCCAGGGCCGCTGGCGAGGCGGGGCTGATCGAGCTGATGGGGATGGGCAACGGAGAAAATGCCAACTACGACATCGGCTTCTACAACATCGGGGTGACGCCTACCGCGGATGACCTCGGCCGCGGGGGGACCGGCCCCTTCACCATGGCCAACGGCCAGCCCATGCCCCTGTCCTTTACCGGGCAGCATTTCGCGGGGGCGGCGAACCTCGGGTTTATCCCCATCGCCCAGCCCGGCTGTGTGACCAACTTCCTGGCCGATCCCCCGACCATCTGTCCGCCGACGGTGGATTCCGTCACCCGCCAGGCGGTCAACGGCGCCTTCAAGACCCCCGGGCTGCGCAACGTCGAACTGACTGGCCCCTACATGCATGACGGCGGCATGACGACTCTCATGCAGGTCGTCGATTTCTACACCCGTGGTGGCAACTTCCATGAGGAAAACCTCGACAATCTCGACCCCTTCATCGACACCATCGGCCAACTGCAGGGCAACGAGGCCAGGCAGCGAAACCTGGTGGACTTTCTGCTGGCGCTGACCGATGAGCGGGTGCGCTGGGAGCAGGCCCCCTTCGACCATCCCCAACTGTTTGTCGCCGATGGCCACGAAGAGCGCATCGCGGGCAACCCCAAGCGCAGCAGGGTGCTGGTCGACCGGCTGCGGGAGATCCCCGCGGTGGGAGCCCAGGGTCGTCAGGCCGCTGGCCTGCCGCCCCTGGGCCCGGTCCTTGCCCCCGAGGGGATGAGCAGCCAGCAGTTTCATTACCAGCCATAA
- a CDS encoding CHRD domain-containing protein, giving the protein MKFSSRFRETVGLWAIVLLLPGVSMGALDSISGKQAGDPPALTSILPVGVAPDGDPTQVAVSLANGFPLWYQDANGLKLQLCLDSTLEVAPGVVINPCEYEPPAPFAPASFPANFGAEAIYWSAAALGSFSSTGIAVPSSALLVLALEATGANAAALVDGNQAVFSRIRIRVDAPVVGTYRVTHPYGTRDYVVTTPGVRAINQTQDLGIAAAQNFLAAMLDGPLPAAPPAPTPPSLDAGIVNADGLTIGPFLVPAAAHGGVFDPLDPATFTGGPVSLGGATYIGLPFAPPAPAAPTIPVDIFQPAVGSAFIPAGEAAPANFFRIELVADAAGNPPDADGSFGGFFLNADAASQVVQIDDFLLIGKVFEDQPNLAPVAAADVAGTAAGRSVNIDVVANDLDVLGAGNAYGIAPQAIALADAAGPVLNAAGMPQLTANLPTLAGGTVRRITNISTGRTSFLYTPPPAVGGIAFTGEDSFQYVIQDAGGLISTPATVSVTVEELLLARADYRGKTGKWHLSGTSSDATDNLLTFYGGPRARLTPDQQVQVPAVNSEARGQIFLRVTESAIEFALDVAPLPATAVTGIQLHVAAAGAEGPVIFSLYESGVDGPFTGSLAGTLTAFDLQTRAAAGVSSFADAVSAILGGNVYLNVHTGAFPSGEIRGQLQRPVIGTAAVVGGDWEFKGKSTAAPGKIPSVSVESSNKVRVLGVPLRMR; this is encoded by the coding sequence ATGAAATTTTCTTCGCGATTCCGCGAAACTGTTGGATTGTGGGCGATTGTTCTGCTGCTGCCCGGCGTGTCCATGGGGGCACTGGATTCTATTTCCGGCAAACAGGCCGGCGATCCGCCGGCATTGACCTCGATCCTGCCGGTCGGGGTTGCACCCGACGGCGACCCCACCCAGGTGGCGGTCAGCCTGGCCAACGGCTTTCCTCTCTGGTACCAGGACGCCAACGGCCTGAAGCTGCAGCTTTGCCTCGACTCGACGCTGGAGGTGGCGCCGGGAGTGGTGATCAACCCCTGTGAGTACGAGCCCCCCGCCCCCTTTGCCCCCGCCTCCTTCCCCGCCAACTTCGGTGCTGAGGCTATTTACTGGTCCGCGGCCGCCTTGGGGAGCTTCAGCAGCACCGGCATCGCTGTACCCAGCTCTGCCCTGCTGGTGCTGGCGTTGGAGGCCACAGGGGCCAACGCCGCGGCGCTGGTCGACGGCAACCAGGCCGTGTTCAGCCGCATCCGCATCCGCGTCGATGCCCCGGTGGTCGGCACTTACCGGGTTACCCACCCCTACGGGACCAGGGACTACGTGGTTACCACTCCGGGGGTCCGGGCCATCAACCAGACCCAGGACCTGGGCATCGCCGCCGCCCAGAACTTTTTGGCCGCCATGCTCGACGGGCCCCTGCCGGCCGCGCCGCCGGCTCCCACGCCCCCCTCGCTGGACGCGGGCATCGTCAACGCCGATGGTCTCACCATCGGGCCGTTCCTGGTTCCTGCCGCCGCCCACGGCGGGGTCTTCGATCCGCTCGATCCGGCCACCTTCACCGGCGGCCCGGTCTCCCTGGGCGGGGCGACCTACATCGGGCTGCCCTTCGCGCCTCCCGCGCCGGCCGCGCCGACCATCCCGGTGGATATCTTCCAGCCGGCGGTCGGCAGCGCTTTCATCCCCGCCGGCGAGGCGGCTCCGGCGAACTTTTTCCGCATCGAGCTGGTTGCCGATGCCGCCGGCAATCCTCCCGACGCCGATGGCAGCTTCGGCGGCTTTTTCCTCAACGCCGACGCAGCTTCTCAAGTGGTGCAGATCGACGACTTCCTGCTGATCGGCAAGGTCTTCGAGGATCAGCCCAACCTGGCGCCGGTCGCCGCGGCCGATGTCGCCGGCACGGCTGCCGGGCGCAGCGTCAATATCGATGTGGTCGCCAATGACCTGGATGTGCTGGGGGCCGGCAACGCCTACGGCATCGCGCCCCAGGCCATCGCTTTGGCCGACGCGGCGGGGCCGGTGCTCAATGCCGCCGGCATGCCCCAGTTGACCGCCAATCTTCCCACCCTGGCCGGCGGTACCGTGCGCAGGATTACCAACATTTCGACGGGGCGGACCAGCTTCCTCTATACGCCTCCGCCGGCCGTCGGGGGGATCGCCTTCACCGGGGAGGACAGCTTCCAGTACGTGATCCAGGACGCAGGGGGCCTGATCTCCACTCCGGCGACCGTCAGCGTGACCGTGGAAGAGTTGCTGCTCGCTCGGGCCGATTACCGGGGCAAGACCGGCAAATGGCACCTGAGCGGGACCAGCAGCGACGCCACCGACAACCTTCTGACCTTTTACGGTGGGCCGCGCGCGCGGCTGACCCCGGATCAGCAAGTTCAGGTCCCGGCGGTAAACAGCGAGGCCCGCGGGCAGATCTTTTTGCGGGTCACCGAGAGCGCAATTGAATTTGCCCTGGACGTTGCGCCGCTGCCGGCCACGGCGGTGACCGGGATTCAGCTCCATGTGGCGGCCGCAGGCGCAGAGGGCCCGGTGATCTTCTCCCTCTACGAAAGCGGGGTGGACGGGCCTTTCACCGGCAGCCTCGCCGGGACGCTGACGGCTTTCGACCTGCAGACCCGGGCCGCAGCGGGGGTCAGCTCCTTTGCCGATGCGGTGAGCGCCATCCTCGGCGGCAATGTCTACCTCAACGTTCATACCGGCGCTTTCCCCTCCGGGGAAATCCGCGGCCAACTGCAGCGGCCGGTGATCGGCACCGCCGCGGTGGTTGGTGGAGATTGGGAATTCAAGGGTAAATCCACCGCCGCCCCGGGCAAGATTCCCAGCGTGAGCGTGGAGTCGAGCAACAAAGTCCGGGTGCTTGGCGTCCCCCTGCGGATGCGCTGA
- a CDS encoding response regulator → MRQIRVVIADDHALVREGLRQLLSTQADLEVAGEAADGVEALDRCRKLRPDVLLLDIAMPRMNGLEAIKVIREAAPDTKIIMLSMFEKEAYAHQALEAGANGYVLKGAPSADVFAAIRSAAKGGYYFSPQIHAAVIESYLNTRNPQTGKVKESGFESLSEREQQVFLLVVEGNSTSEISKILCVSPKTIEKHRANISKKLGLTNPVDMVKYAIRIGVLDPEFWTS, encoded by the coding sequence ATGAGGCAGATCAGGGTCGTGATTGCTGATGACCATGCCTTGGTCCGGGAGGGGTTGCGGCAACTGCTCTCCACCCAGGCCGACCTGGAAGTGGCGGGAGAGGCCGCCGACGGGGTCGAGGCGCTGGACCGGTGCAGGAAGCTGCGCCCTGATGTGCTGCTTCTGGATATCGCCATGCCGCGCATGAACGGTCTGGAAGCCATCAAGGTGATCCGTGAGGCGGCCCCCGACACCAAGATCATCATGCTCTCCATGTTCGAAAAGGAGGCCTACGCCCATCAGGCCCTGGAGGCCGGGGCCAACGGCTACGTGCTCAAGGGCGCGCCGAGCGCCGACGTGTTCGCCGCCATCCGCTCGGCCGCCAAGGGGGGCTATTACTTCAGCCCGCAGATTCACGCTGCGGTCATCGAATCCTATCTCAACACCCGCAACCCCCAGACCGGCAAAGTCAAGGAGAGCGGTTTCGAGTCGCTCAGCGAGCGTGAGCAGCAGGTCTTCCTGCTGGTCGTGGAGGGCAACTCCACCAGTGAAATCAGCAAGATTCTCTGCGTCAGCCCGAAGACCATCGAAAAGCACCGGGCCAACATCAGCAAAAAGCTCGGCCTGACCAACCCGGTGGACATGGTGAAGTACGCCATCCGCATCGGGGTTCTCGACCCCGAGTTCTGGACCAGTTGA
- a CDS encoding sensor histidine kinase, whose product MNKSAEGAVLDNPNELAGAELLALRCTSNPGAADQGPRGSRLAHYLIQHPGQLIAALAAWVFFAEFGAMMLMAQFPPMGDKVGALLDAGVLVLVLSPAYFLFYIPLKELLVERLQNEKEIRHLSRRLLRAGEEERRHLARELHDQCSQTLTALHFGIETLKNTLPGPDEQTSGQFQQLGGLVDKLAGDLRSITNDLRPTMLDELGLGPALRWHIEEFSRLLPGVEAVFEPPQCHLRLVPEVELTLFRVCQEGLNNVARHSGAKRVQVDLNRVGECIMLTIQDDGVGFDPEHVRRRVQHPGAIGLVGMRERVAAVGGHMRIVSARRQGTRIEVRLPLAGNMDEMGLAG is encoded by the coding sequence ATGAACAAGTCGGCAGAAGGCGCGGTACTCGACAATCCCAATGAGTTGGCAGGGGCAGAGCTGTTGGCTCTGCGCTGCACCTCGAACCCGGGGGCTGCGGACCAGGGACCACGGGGGAGCCGGCTCGCGCACTACCTGATCCAGCACCCGGGCCAGTTGATCGCGGCCCTGGCGGCCTGGGTGTTTTTCGCTGAATTCGGCGCCATGATGCTGATGGCGCAGTTTCCCCCCATGGGCGACAAAGTCGGCGCCCTGCTGGACGCCGGGGTGCTGGTTCTGGTTCTGTCGCCAGCCTATTTTCTGTTCTACATCCCTTTGAAAGAACTGCTGGTGGAGCGGCTGCAGAATGAGAAGGAGATTCGGCACCTGTCCCGGCGCCTGCTGCGTGCCGGTGAAGAAGAGCGCAGGCACCTGGCCCGCGAATTGCACGATCAGTGCAGCCAGACCCTGACCGCCCTGCACTTCGGGATCGAAACCCTCAAAAACACTTTGCCGGGCCCGGATGAGCAGACCTCCGGCCAGTTTCAGCAACTGGGGGGACTGGTCGACAAATTGGCCGGGGACCTGCGCAGCATCACCAACGACCTGCGGCCCACCATGCTGGACGAGCTCGGCCTGGGCCCCGCCCTGCGCTGGCACATCGAGGAGTTCTCCAGGCTCCTGCCGGGCGTCGAGGCCGTATTCGAGCCGCCCCAGTGCCATCTGCGGCTGGTCCCCGAGGTGGAGCTGACCCTGTTCCGGGTCTGCCAGGAGGGGCTCAACAATGTGGCGAGGCACAGTGGCGCCAAGCGGGTTCAGGTTGACCTGAACCGCGTCGGAGAGTGTATAATGTTGACCATACAAGACGATGGGGTCGGGTTTGACCCCGAACATGTTCGTAGACGGGTTCAGCACCCCGGGGCCATTGGGCTGGTGGGGATGCGGGAGCGCGTCGCTGCAGTGGGAGGGCACATGCGAATTGTCTCGGCGCGTCGGCAGGGTACGCGGATCGAAGTGCGCCTGCCTCTGGCCGGTAATATGGATGAAATGGGGTTGGCCGGATGA
- a CDS encoding class I SAM-dependent rRNA methyltransferase — protein sequence MANKRCVVGPETVRMLELGHPWVIADRHTRTWPPGKAGDLVDLVDEKGSLLATALLDPGDRVVARVLGPGGQSLDREWLRRRLELALNVRREHADLSETNAYRVVNGEGDGLPGLTLERYGDYLMVQLYTAAWNPHLPLVTSVLQQLLAPRGIYEKFRPQQTRGLAAEKAGKRYSRLLAGEAAPARVEVQENGLSYLVDLKEGLNTGLFLDQRRNRQDLARRVKGKRVLNLFAFTGAFSVTAAAAGAERVVSVDASAGYLDWAKENFGINRLNPKRHDFIVGDCFKVLEEMVRNRESFDVVLMDPPSFSTTTKSRFTTRGGTSDLVAAALALLPSGGLMITSSNHQKVELADYLKELRRGALQAGSELRVLRVLGQAEDFPFPVSFPEGRYLKYVIAARA from the coding sequence ATGGCAAACAAACGTTGTGTGGTCGGTCCGGAAACCGTTCGCATGCTGGAGTTGGGACACCCCTGGGTGATTGCCGACCGCCATACCCGCACCTGGCCCCCTGGAAAAGCGGGCGACCTGGTCGACCTGGTCGACGAGAAGGGCTCGCTGCTGGCCACCGCGCTGCTTGACCCGGGCGATCGGGTGGTGGCCCGGGTGCTGGGACCGGGGGGGCAGAGTTTGGACCGTGAATGGCTGCGCCGGCGCCTGGAACTGGCCTTGAACGTACGCCGCGAGCATGCCGATCTGAGCGAGACCAATGCTTACCGGGTGGTCAATGGCGAAGGGGACGGCCTGCCGGGGTTGACCCTCGAGCGCTATGGCGACTACCTGATGGTGCAGCTTTATACCGCCGCCTGGAACCCGCATCTTCCTTTGGTGACCTCGGTTCTGCAGCAGCTGCTCGCCCCGCGGGGGATCTATGAAAAATTCCGCCCCCAGCAGACCCGGGGGCTGGCCGCCGAAAAAGCAGGCAAGCGTTACAGCCGGCTGCTGGCCGGCGAAGCCGCTCCTGCCCGGGTGGAGGTGCAGGAAAACGGGCTGAGCTACCTGGTCGATCTCAAGGAGGGGCTCAATACCGGCCTGTTTCTCGACCAGCGGCGCAACCGCCAGGACCTGGCCCGCAGGGTGAAGGGCAAGCGGGTGCTCAACCTGTTCGCCTTTACCGGCGCCTTTTCCGTGACCGCCGCCGCGGCCGGTGCCGAACGGGTGGTCAGCGTCGACGCCTCGGCCGGCTACCTGGACTGGGCAAAAGAAAATTTCGGCATCAACCGTCTCAACCCCAAGCGCCACGACTTCATTGTCGGCGACTGTTTCAAGGTGCTCGAGGAGATGGTCCGCAACCGGGAGTCTTTTGATGTGGTGTTGATGGATCCGCCGAGTTTCTCCACCACCACCAAAAGCCGCTTTACCACCCGGGGCGGCACCTCCGACCTGGTCGCGGCGGCACTGGCACTGCTGCCCTCGGGCGGATTGATGATTACTTCGTCCAATCACCAGAAGGTTGAACTGGCCGACTACCTCAAGGAGTTGCGGCGTGGCGCCCTGCAGGCCGGGAGCGAGTTGCGGGTGCTGAGGGTTCTTGGCCAGGCTGAGGACTTTCCGTTCCCGGTATCGTTTCCCGAGGGGCGCTACCTCAAGTACGTGATAGCCGCCCGGGCCTGA
- a CDS encoding tetratricopeptide repeat protein, translating into MIRVFRRAAPFAALLLLTGCVAMQLAPPEPPVSSPVTPPTGRSLPEAPPSRPAPAPQEPETAPYQRPVYQPPPVETPVYEAPSYQPPPEPASRNTAVVALLQKSQGQASAGQWDAAGASLERALRIEPRNPALWQELARVRLGQGDYRQAENLAAKSNALAGGDRRLRAENWRIIGEARKQRGDAAGAKEAFARAERERGW; encoded by the coding sequence ATGATCCGTGTGTTTCGTCGCGCCGCCCCCTTCGCGGCGCTGCTGTTGCTGACCGGCTGTGTCGCCATGCAGCTGGCGCCTCCCGAACCGCCGGTGTCCTCCCCGGTTACGCCGCCCACGGGGCGCTCCCTGCCCGAGGCGCCGCCGTCACGGCCGGCTCCGGCGCCCCAGGAGCCTGAAACGGCCCCCTACCAGCGTCCGGTTTACCAGCCGCCGCCCGTCGAAACCCCGGTCTACGAGGCTCCCTCCTACCAGCCGCCCCCCGAGCCCGCATCGCGGAACACCGCGGTGGTCGCGCTGCTGCAGAAATCCCAGGGGCAGGCCTCCGCCGGGCAATGGGATGCCGCCGGCGCATCCCTGGAACGGGCCCTGCGTATCGAGCCGCGCAACCCGGCCCTCTGGCAGGAGCTGGCCCGGGTCCGTCTGGGGCAGGGCGATTACCGGCAGGCCGAGAACCTCGCCGCCAAGTCCAACGCCCTGGCCGGGGGGGACAGGCGGTTGCGGGCGGAAAACTGGCGGATCATCGGTGAAGCGCGCAAGCAGCGGGGGGATGCGGCCGGCGCCAAAGAGGCCTTCGCGCGGGCCGAGCGGGAGCGGGGATGGTGA